In Synechococcus sp. PCC 6312, one genomic interval encodes:
- a CDS encoding NAD(P)H-dependent glycerol-3-phosphate dehydrogenase — MVAADWPVHSVQDNILLLGLGAWGKTILSLLDRQGFSVRIWQRHQGPLTPGQLEPTQIIISTLPIQGVRGIAQQVQALNPPPGLVLISATKGLEPQTAATATQIWADLLPQCPIVVLSGPNLAAEINQGLPAAAVIGGDLEIAAQAQNLFAMPTFRVYTNPDRRGVELGGVLKNVMAIACGVNDGLGLGVNARSALITRGLLEMVRVGTHWGGDVQTFYGLSGLGDLLATCTSPLSRNYQVGWHLAQGTALKDALERVIGTAEGVNTALVLSDYAQAHDLDVPITQAVTTVLRDEVTPQQALSQLLERPFKVETLDH, encoded by the coding sequence ATGGTAGCGGCGGATTGGCCGGTTCATTCAGTCCAAGACAATATCCTGCTGTTGGGCTTGGGGGCTTGGGGCAAGACCATCTTAAGTTTGTTGGATCGGCAAGGGTTTTCTGTCCGCATCTGGCAGCGTCACCAAGGCCCCTTAACCCCAGGCCAGCTTGAGCCAACCCAAATTATTATCTCCACCTTGCCCATTCAAGGGGTGCGGGGGATTGCCCAACAAGTCCAAGCCTTAAATCCTCCCCCCGGCCTGGTTTTGATTAGCGCGACGAAGGGACTGGAACCTCAAACAGCGGCCACCGCAACTCAAATTTGGGCGGATCTTTTACCCCAGTGCCCGATTGTGGTTCTCTCTGGCCCTAACTTAGCCGCTGAAATCAATCAGGGTTTACCGGCCGCCGCGGTGATTGGGGGAGATTTAGAGATTGCGGCCCAGGCCCAGAATTTATTTGCCATGCCGACATTTCGGGTTTATACCAATCCAGATCGGCGGGGGGTGGAGTTGGGGGGGGTTTTAAAAAATGTCATGGCGATTGCCTGTGGAGTCAATGATGGTCTGGGCCTGGGGGTGAATGCGCGCTCGGCTTTAATTACGCGGGGGCTGTTGGAAATGGTCCGGGTGGGAACCCACTGGGGCGGTGATGTTCAGACTTTTTATGGGTTATCTGGCCTGGGTGATTTATTGGCTACCTGTACGAGTCCCTTAAGTCGCAATTATCAAGTGGGTTGGCATTTAGCTCAGGGAACCGCCCTCAAAGATGCTTTAGAACGGGTGATCGGGACAGCCGAAGGAGTAAACACGGCTTTGGTTTTAAGCGACTATGCCCAGGCCCATGATCTAGATGTCCCCATTACCCAGGCCGTAACTACCGTATTGCGGGATGAGGTGACTCCCCAGCAAGCCCTGAGCCAACTCCTAGAGCGGCCCTTCAAGGTAGAAACCTTAGATCACTGA
- a CDS encoding 7-carboxy-7-deazaguanine synthase QueE has translation MTSATFSAIIPNTLEPITSLVEMFSAIQGEGMNVGTRQLFIRFASCDLRCTYCDSAHTWHPQAQGRIEQTPGQRDFITVKNPVSLGQVLAWAEQLNITHLHDSISLTGGEPLLAVDFLQQLLPSLKVRTQLPIYLESGGHHPEALAQLLPQLDSIGMDIKLPSVAGESHWPAHRAFLQACHAANKDVFCKVIISAHTTTQDLNQARALVAEINPDIPLILQPITPIGTGRLTHPPTPTQVLAWQGLLKQHLSQVRVIPQTHKFLHQL, from the coding sequence ATGACTAGTGCTACATTTTCGGCGATTATTCCAAATACCCTAGAGCCAATTACATCCCTCGTTGAAATGTTCTCAGCAATTCAGGGGGAGGGGATGAATGTGGGGACGCGGCAGTTGTTTATCCGGTTTGCCAGCTGTGATTTACGCTGTACCTATTGCGATAGTGCCCATACATGGCATCCCCAGGCCCAGGGGCGAATTGAACAAACTCCAGGCCAGCGCGATTTTATCACGGTCAAGAATCCCGTCTCTTTAGGGCAAGTATTGGCCTGGGCTGAGCAATTAAATATCACGCATCTCCATGACAGCATTAGCTTGACTGGCGGGGAACCCCTCTTAGCCGTAGATTTCTTGCAGCAGCTTTTACCCAGTCTGAAAGTGCGCACCCAACTCCCCATCTATCTTGAATCAGGCGGACACCACCCCGAGGCCCTCGCGCAACTCCTCCCCCAGTTAGATAGTATCGGCATGGACATTAAGTTACCCAGTGTCGCCGGTGAATCCCATTGGCCAGCCCATCGCGCTTTTCTCCAGGCCTGTCATGCCGCAAACAAAGATGTATTTTGTAAAGTGATTATTTCTGCCCACACGACAACCCAAGACCTAAACCAGGCCAGGGCCTTAGTCGCCGAAATTAACCCCGATATTCCGCTCATCTTGCAACCCATTACCCCCATTGGGACTGGCCGTTTAACCCACCCACCCACCCCAACCCAAGTCCTGGCCTGGCAAGGCTTACTGAAACAACATTTATCTCAAGTTCGAGTCATTCCCCAAACTCATAAGTTTTTGCATCAGCTTTAA
- a CDS encoding cupin domain-containing protein has product MTHQNFALLKASDINTMAPLEFHHPLNPNSEVYLRFLGRSVGLKRIGVTIARVPSGKESFIYHAHQNEEEWVYILSGRGIAEIGDQEYEVESGDFMGFGLPQEPHHLRNPFDADLVYLIGGEAGRLDIGLFPRLGKRVIRDSESAYIVDESALELFWSRSQSLE; this is encoded by the coding sequence ATGACTCATCAAAACTTTGCTCTCCTAAAAGCATCTGACATTAATACAATGGCTCCCTTGGAATTTCACCATCCCCTTAACCCCAATTCAGAAGTTTACCTCCGGTTTCTCGGACGATCTGTCGGTCTAAAACGTATTGGGGTCACCATTGCGCGTGTCCCGTCAGGTAAAGAGTCTTTTATTTATCATGCGCATCAGAATGAAGAAGAATGGGTTTATATCTTGTCGGGTCGCGGGATTGCCGAAATTGGAGATCAGGAATATGAAGTTGAATCAGGAGACTTTATGGGATTTGGGCTACCTCAAGAACCCCATCATCTTCGTAATCCATTCGATGCAGACCTTGTTTACCTGATAGGTGGAGAAGCAGGGCGCTTAGATATTGGCCTTTTTCCTCGGCTTGGTAAACGAGTGATTCGGGATAGTGAGTCAGCCTATATCGTTGATGAGTCAGCCTTAGAGCTTTTTTGGAGCCGTTCACAATCTCTGGAATAA
- a CDS encoding helix-turn-helix transcriptional regulator has translation MIAQITSPDQTVLLGFHALSDPIRLDVLTLLQQEELCVCDLCTRLQVSQSKLSFHLRTLKNAGLVLTRQSGRWIYYRLNIPAFANLEQYLAEYRHLQPRTSQRQCS, from the coding sequence ATGATTGCTCAAATTACCTCTCCAGATCAAACGGTTTTACTCGGGTTTCATGCCCTTTCCGATCCAATTCGCTTGGATGTTTTAACCCTATTGCAGCAAGAAGAGTTATGTGTTTGTGACCTTTGTACCCGCCTCCAAGTCAGCCAGTCTAAACTATCATTCCATTTACGGACTCTCAAGAATGCTGGCCTGGTTTTAACCCGTCAGTCTGGACGCTGGATTTACTATCGGTTGAACATACCAGCCTTTGCCAATTTGGAACAGTATTTGGCCGAATATCGCCATCTCCAACCCCGAACTTCACAGCGGCAATGTTCCTAA
- a CDS encoding ATP-dependent 6-phosphofructokinase encodes MAAQKRIGILTSGGDCAGLNAAIRAVVHHAIGTYGWEVIGIQEATHGLMHRPPKSTHLNLEGIDQLLLQGGTILGTTNKGNPFAFPMAGGTFQDRSAEIIAGYHELKLDALVGIGGDGSLAILRRIANQGNLNLVAIPKTIDNDVGATELSIGFDTATNIATEALDRLHFTAASHSRVMVLEVMGRDAGHIALSAGIAGGADIILIPEIPYNLDNVAEKIRQRQAQGKKFCLVMVSEAVRTELGEQVTQISQMGEDRYGGIGKYIAEQIAARTGAESRVTVLGHIQRGGIPSPADRLLGTVFGVAAVNLIAEEKYDHMVAWINREVVSVPIAEAIKTYRNVDLHGTLIKTARGMGICLGDDY; translated from the coding sequence ATGGCTGCTCAGAAACGGATTGGAATTTTAACCAGTGGTGGAGATTGTGCTGGCTTAAATGCGGCCATTCGGGCAGTTGTTCATCATGCTATTGGAACCTATGGCTGGGAAGTCATCGGCATCCAGGAAGCCACCCACGGACTGATGCACCGCCCCCCCAAATCTACCCATTTGAATCTTGAGGGGATTGATCAATTACTCCTCCAAGGGGGAACAATTCTGGGGACGACCAATAAGGGAAATCCCTTTGCGTTTCCAATGGCTGGTGGGACCTTTCAGGATCGCAGTGCCGAGATTATTGCTGGGTACCACGAATTAAAGTTAGACGCGTTGGTGGGGATTGGTGGGGATGGCAGTTTGGCCATTTTGCGGCGGATTGCAAACCAGGGAAACCTAAATCTTGTCGCCATTCCCAAAACAATTGATAACGATGTTGGGGCGACTGAGCTTTCCATTGGATTTGATACGGCCACCAATATTGCCACTGAGGCCCTAGATCGGTTGCACTTTACGGCCGCTAGTCACAGTCGGGTCATGGTCTTGGAAGTGATGGGGCGCGATGCCGGCCATATTGCGTTGTCGGCGGGAATTGCGGGTGGGGCTGATATTATTTTGATTCCTGAAATTCCTTACAACTTGGATAATGTCGCGGAGAAAATTCGTCAACGCCAGGCCCAGGGTAAGAAGTTTTGTCTAGTCATGGTTTCCGAGGCGGTTCGGACTGAGTTAGGGGAGCAAGTGACCCAAATTAGCCAGATGGGAGAAGACCGTTACGGGGGGATTGGGAAATATATTGCTGAGCAAATTGCGGCCCGCACGGGGGCAGAATCACGGGTGACGGTCTTGGGGCATATTCAACGGGGGGGAATTCCTTCACCCGCGGATCGGCTCTTGGGGACTGTGTTTGGGGTGGCAGCGGTAAATTTAATTGCCGAGGAGAAATACGATCACATGGTGGCCTGGATCAACCGTGAGGTGGTGAGTGTCCCCATTGCTGAGGCGATCAAGACCTATCGGAATGTGGACTTGCATGGCACTCTGATCAAAACGGCGCGGGGAATGGGCATTTGTTTAGGGGATGATTATTAA